Proteins from a genomic interval of Bradyrhizobium sp. CCBAU 53340:
- a CDS encoding thioredoxin family protein → MKMTDAQDLPKHKSLMPHRVPTRRGFLALASGAAVAASRGAAATEPALGEDGIYHEPWFLQSFLDLREDLDGAAAGGKRLAIMWELRGCPYCRETHLVNFADADITRYIRDNFEVLQLNLLGSRKVTDFDRQELTEKELAQKYGIRFTPTFQFFPPSSDGIEAKEAMAREVARAPGYLKPSHFLSMFRFVRERAYERGSFRDFLAANG, encoded by the coding sequence ATGAAAATGACCGACGCGCAAGATCTTCCAAAGCACAAATCCCTGATGCCGCATCGCGTGCCGACGCGGCGCGGCTTTCTTGCCCTGGCATCGGGGGCGGCTGTTGCCGCCAGCCGCGGCGCGGCGGCCACTGAGCCGGCGCTTGGAGAAGACGGGATCTATCACGAGCCCTGGTTCCTGCAGAGCTTCCTTGATCTGCGCGAGGACCTCGACGGCGCGGCTGCCGGCGGCAAGCGCCTCGCCATCATGTGGGAGCTGCGCGGCTGTCCCTATTGCCGCGAGACGCATCTGGTGAACTTTGCCGATGCCGACATCACCAGGTACATCCGCGACAATTTCGAGGTGCTGCAGCTCAACCTGCTCGGCTCCCGTAAGGTTACGGACTTCGACCGTCAGGAATTGACCGAGAAGGAGCTCGCCCAGAAATACGGGATCAGGTTCACCCCGACGTTTCAGTTCTTTCCGCCCTCGTCCGATGGAATCGAGGCGAAGGAGGCGATGGCGCGGGAAGTGGCGCGGGCGCCTGGCTATCTCAAGCCGTCGCATTTCCTGTCGATGTTTCGTTTCGTGCGGGAGCGGGCCTATGAGCGCGGCTCGTTCAGGGATTTCCTCGCCGCAAATGGCTAG
- the groL gene encoding chaperonin GroEL (60 kDa chaperone family; promotes refolding of misfolded polypeptides especially under stressful conditions; forms two stacked rings of heptamers to form a barrel-shaped 14mer; ends can be capped by GroES; misfolded proteins enter the barrel where they are refolded when GroES binds) — protein sequence MAHKQVLFHSAAREKVLRGASLLADAVRVTLGPKSKSVLIQKAWGTPIVCNDGVTIAKEFDLKDPEENLGAQVLRQAAEKTGDVVGDGTSTSTILAHAILSDGVRNVVAGASAIDLKRGLDRGTQAAIAALRAMAKPVKTRAEKAQVATISAHNDTSIGELVADAIEKVGGDGVISVEESKTTETFLDVVEGMKFDRGFLSPYFVTDADRMEAVLQDPYVLLCDHKIGALRDLVPLLEQVAKSGRSLLIIAEDIEGEALATLIVNQLRGVLKACAVKAPGFGDRRKAMLEDIAILTGAQVISEEIGLKLESATLQQLGRAARVVADKENTTLIGSGGDRSRIDARLAQIRVEIEKSTSDYDREKLEERLAKLSGGVAVIRVGAPTEAEMKAKKEALDDAISSTKAAVAEGIVAGGGLALLRTVAAVTKEEAACEGDERTGVQILRRALEAPARQIAENSATDGGVVVARMLGSEGNFGFDAARKVYVDLVEAGIVDPVKVVRTALENAVSVASVLLLTEATMTEIPEPKRERLPEHDMAM from the coding sequence ATGGCACACAAACAAGTTCTGTTCCATTCAGCCGCCCGCGAGAAGGTCCTGCGCGGCGCCTCCCTCCTCGCGGACGCGGTGCGCGTTACGCTCGGCCCGAAATCGAAATCCGTTCTGATCCAGAAAGCATGGGGGACGCCGATCGTCTGCAACGATGGCGTCACCATCGCGAAGGAATTCGATCTCAAGGACCCTGAGGAGAATCTTGGCGCCCAGGTGCTTCGCCAGGCTGCCGAGAAGACGGGCGACGTCGTCGGAGACGGCACCAGCACCTCGACCATCCTGGCGCACGCCATCCTGTCGGACGGCGTCCGCAACGTCGTTGCGGGCGCGAGTGCGATCGACCTGAAGCGTGGTCTGGATCGAGGGACGCAGGCCGCGATCGCGGCGCTGCGCGCGATGGCAAAGCCGGTCAAGACGAGAGCCGAGAAAGCTCAGGTCGCAACGATTTCGGCCCATAACGATACGTCCATCGGTGAACTCGTCGCCGACGCGATTGAGAAAGTCGGCGGTGACGGTGTGATTTCGGTCGAGGAATCCAAGACGACGGAGACGTTCCTGGATGTCGTCGAGGGAATGAAGTTCGATCGCGGGTTCCTATCCCCCTATTTCGTCACGGATGCCGACCGGATGGAAGCCGTGCTGCAGGATCCGTATGTCCTGCTCTGCGATCACAAGATCGGTGCATTGCGCGATCTCGTGCCCCTCCTCGAGCAGGTCGCCAAGAGCGGCCGCTCGCTCCTGATCATCGCAGAAGACATCGAAGGCGAAGCTCTGGCGACGCTCATCGTCAATCAGCTACGCGGCGTGCTCAAGGCTTGCGCGGTCAAGGCACCCGGCTTCGGCGACCGGCGCAAAGCCATGCTGGAAGACATCGCGATTTTGACCGGTGCGCAGGTCATCTCGGAAGAGATCGGCCTGAAGCTGGAAAGTGCCACCCTGCAGCAGCTCGGCCGCGCCGCACGCGTGGTCGCCGACAAGGAGAACACCACCCTGATCGGCAGCGGCGGAGACCGTTCGCGCATTGACGCCCGGCTGGCGCAGATCCGGGTGGAAATCGAGAAGAGCACCAGCGACTACGACCGGGAGAAACTCGAGGAGCGCCTCGCCAAGCTGTCCGGCGGCGTCGCCGTGATCCGGGTCGGGGCACCGACCGAGGCCGAGATGAAGGCCAAGAAGGAAGCCCTCGATGATGCCATCAGCTCGACCAAAGCGGCCGTTGCAGAAGGCATCGTCGCCGGCGGCGGACTTGCGCTGCTTCGAACGGTGGCAGCCGTGACCAAGGAGGAAGCGGCTTGCGAGGGTGATGAACGAACAGGCGTGCAGATCCTGAGGCGTGCACTCGAAGCGCCGGCCCGTCAGATCGCCGAGAATTCCGCGACCGACGGCGGCGTCGTGGTTGCGCGGATGCTCGGCAGCGAAGGAAATTTCGGCTTCGATGCCGCCCGCAAGGTCTATGTCGATCTCGTGGAGGCCGGCATTGTCGATCCCGTGAAGGTCGTGCGAACCGCACTTGAAAACGCCGTCTCGGTGGCGAGCGTCCTGCTTCTCACCGAGGCGACGATGACGGAAATTCCGGAGCCGAAGCGCGAGCGGCTGCCCGAGCACGACATGGCGATGTAG
- the soxB gene encoding thiosulfohydrolase SoxB translates to MISRREFIQVAAATAALSTGVGSGLTRAVAQQRLTQKELLAFEPLGNVTLVHVTDIHGQLMPLYFREPSTNLGVGEAKGLPPHVTGKEFLARFGIAPGSSAAYALTSEDFEALAKSYGRIGGLDRAATVIKAIRAERGDKVALLDGGDTWQGSWSSLKTRGQDMIDCMALLKPDAMTGHWEFTYGTERVKQAIDSLGFPFLGLNIRDTEWNEAAFDASTMIERGGIKIAVLGQAFPYTPVANPRWMIPNWSFGVREEDVQAQVDKARKDGAQLVVLLSHNGFDVDRKLASRVKGIDVILTGHTHDALPEAVKVGKTLLIASGSSGKFVSRLDLDVRDGEVKAFRYKLIPLFSDVIATDAEMAAKIAEVRKPFASELSKVLGKTDSLLYRRGNFNGTFDDLICQALMQERDAEIALSPGFRWGTSVLPGQDITFEDVTNATAITYPAVYRMGMTGARLKEIIEDVADNLFNVDPYYQQGGDMVRIGGLSYAIDVAKPQGSRISDMQLAKTGAPIDPNREYQVAGWASVNEGTEGPPIWEVIGNYLTRQKTVRLEPNRAVKVTGA, encoded by the coding sequence ATGATCTCTCGCCGCGAATTTATTCAGGTCGCTGCTGCAACGGCGGCACTTTCAACCGGTGTAGGCTCCGGCCTGACCCGGGCGGTCGCCCAGCAGCGCCTGACCCAGAAGGAGTTGCTGGCGTTCGAACCGCTCGGCAACGTCACGCTGGTGCATGTGACCGACATTCATGGTCAGCTCATGCCGCTCTATTTCCGCGAGCCCTCGACCAATCTCGGGGTGGGTGAGGCCAAGGGTCTTCCGCCGCACGTCACTGGCAAGGAGTTCCTCGCCCGTTTCGGCATCGCGCCCGGCTCGTCCGCGGCCTATGCCCTGACTTCGGAGGATTTCGAGGCCTTGGCGAAGAGCTACGGTCGGATCGGTGGTCTCGACCGCGCGGCCACCGTGATCAAGGCCATTCGCGCTGAGCGCGGTGACAAGGTCGCGTTGCTCGACGGCGGCGACACCTGGCAGGGATCGTGGTCGTCGCTGAAGACGCGCGGCCAGGACATGATCGACTGCATGGCGCTGCTCAAGCCCGACGCGATGACCGGCCATTGGGAATTCACCTACGGCACTGAGCGCGTCAAGCAGGCGATCGACAGCCTCGGCTTCCCGTTCCTCGGCCTAAACATCCGCGATACCGAATGGAACGAAGCGGCGTTCGATGCCTCGACCATGATCGAGCGCGGCGGGATCAAAATCGCGGTGCTGGGCCAGGCCTTCCCGTATACGCCGGTCGCCAATCCACGCTGGATGATCCCGAACTGGTCGTTCGGCGTGCGCGAGGAAGACGTACAGGCGCAAGTCGACAAGGCCCGCAAGGACGGCGCGCAGCTCGTCGTGCTGCTCTCGCACAACGGCTTCGATGTCGACCGCAAGCTCGCGAGCCGGGTCAAAGGCATCGACGTCATCCTGACCGGGCACACCCATGACGCGCTGCCTGAGGCGGTGAAGGTCGGCAAGACCTTGCTGATCGCGTCGGGCTCGTCCGGCAAGTTCGTCTCGCGGCTCGATCTCGATGTCCGCGACGGCGAGGTCAAGGCGTTTCGTTACAAGCTCATCCCGCTGTTTTCCGACGTCATCGCGACGGACGCCGAGATGGCCGCGAAGATCGCCGAGGTACGCAAGCCCTTTGCGTCCGAGCTGTCGAAGGTGCTCGGCAAGACGGATTCGCTGCTCTACCGGCGCGGCAATTTCAACGGCACGTTCGATGACCTGATCTGCCAGGCACTGATGCAGGAGCGCGATGCCGAGATCGCGCTGTCGCCCGGCTTCCGCTGGGGCACCAGCGTGCTGCCGGGGCAGGACATCACCTTCGAGGATGTCACGAACGCGACTGCGATTACCTATCCTGCGGTCTACCGCATGGGCATGACGGGCGCGCGGCTGAAGGAAATCATCGAGGACGTCGCCGACAATCTCTTCAACGTCGATCCCTATTATCAGCAGGGCGGCGACATGGTGCGCATCGGCGGGCTGTCCTACGCGATCGACGTCGCAAAGCCGCAGGGCAGCCGCATCTCGGACATGCAACTGGCCAAGACCGGCGCACCGATCGATCCTAACAGGGAATATCAGGTCGCCGGCTGGGCAAGCGTGAACGAAGGAACCGAGGGACCGCCCATCTGGGAGGTCATCGGCAATTATCTGACCCGACAGAAGACGGTTCGCCTCGAACCCAACCGAGCCGTCAAAGTCACCGGAGCGTAA
- a CDS encoding ChaB family protein, whose amino-acid sequence MDIYREAFNHCFASHVGDLRQEEIAHRTAWSAVKRCYVKLGDRWVPRRPAS is encoded by the coding sequence ATGGACATTTACCGAGAAGCGTTCAACCACTGCTTTGCCTCGCACGTCGGCGACCTCCGGCAGGAAGAGATCGCCCATCGCACGGCCTGGTCCGCGGTAAAGCGCTGCTACGTCAAGCTTGGGGACCGATGGGTCCCGAGAAGACCGGCTTCATAG
- a CDS encoding YeeE/YedE family protein: MLSPSTIAFACGLFAGAVLGVAGRAGRFCTLAMLEDAFFGSDFRRLKSFVLAAAVALLATQALAEFGVVDLSRSIYLTSSIGLGGAIIGGLMFGVGMALVGTCGFGTLVRVGGGDLRAIVVFLVLGLSALATMRGITGMLRVALIEPLSLRLPEGSTQTLTSLLGAGGTSRAILVVTIAAALAVWALADGKLIRSPRLLASGLAVGATIAFGWFATGWLADDEFDPVRVSSLSFVAPLGDTILYIATFSGARLNFGIGSVAGVIAGSFAAALLARGFRWEACDDARELKRHMTGALLMGIGGVMSMGCTIGQGLTAFSTLAVSAPITMLAIACGARLGIEFTMTGEWLPAVRKLFGVST; encoded by the coding sequence ATGCTCAGTCCATCGACCATAGCCTTTGCATGCGGGCTTTTCGCCGGCGCCGTGCTCGGCGTTGCCGGCCGCGCAGGCCGCTTTTGTACGCTCGCGATGCTCGAGGATGCGTTCTTCGGATCGGACTTTCGCCGGCTGAAATCGTTTGTGCTCGCTGCGGCGGTCGCCCTGCTTGCCACGCAAGCGCTTGCTGAATTCGGCGTCGTGGATCTGTCACGATCGATCTACCTGACATCGTCGATTGGATTGGGCGGCGCAATCATCGGGGGGCTGATGTTCGGCGTCGGCATGGCGCTGGTGGGCACCTGCGGCTTCGGCACGCTGGTACGCGTCGGCGGCGGTGATCTGCGCGCCATCGTGGTCTTTCTCGTGCTCGGCCTGTCGGCGCTCGCCACCATGCGCGGCATCACCGGCATGCTCCGCGTGGCGCTGATCGAGCCATTGTCGCTGCGGCTTCCCGAGGGAAGTACCCAGACGCTGACATCGCTGCTCGGCGCTGGCGGCACCTCACGCGCGATCCTCGTCGTGACAATCGCCGCCGCGCTTGCCGTCTGGGCGCTCGCGGATGGCAAGCTGATCCGGTCGCCGCGGCTGCTCGCCTCCGGCCTTGCCGTCGGCGCCACGATCGCATTCGGCTGGTTCGCAACCGGATGGCTTGCCGACGACGAGTTCGATCCGGTACGGGTCTCCTCGCTCAGCTTCGTGGCCCCGCTCGGCGACACCATCCTCTACATCGCAACCTTCTCCGGCGCGCGACTAAACTTCGGCATCGGGTCGGTCGCAGGCGTCATCGCGGGCTCGTTTGCCGCCGCACTGCTGGCGCGCGGCTTCCGCTGGGAGGCCTGCGACGATGCTCGCGAATTGAAGCGTCACATGACCGGCGCACTTCTGATGGGTATCGGAGGGGTCATGTCAATGGGATGCACCATTGGCCAAGGGTTGACCGCGTTTTCGACGCTCGCGGTCTCAGCGCCGATCACCATGCTGGCGATCGCCTGCGGAGCACGGCTCGGGATTGAGTTCACGATGACCGGCGAATGGTTGCCGGCCGTGCGCAAGTTATTCGGCGTCTCGACCTAG
- the soxX gene encoding sulfur oxidation c-type cytochrome SoxX, which produces MRRSLVAAFALCLSAGGGLAQQPAAEPIKLDVISDSLPKSLTGTPGNAEAGKKVFLTRTLGNCLACHQVTSLKSEEFHGEFGPSLDGVAGRYTEAQLRLIVADPKRVFTNTVMPAFFKNDGLSRVRPEFVGKSILTASQIEDVVAFLKTLN; this is translated from the coding sequence ATGCGGCGCTCGCTCGTGGCTGCGTTTGCACTGTGTCTGTCGGCCGGAGGCGGTCTTGCCCAGCAGCCGGCCGCCGAGCCGATCAAGCTCGATGTCATCAGTGACTCTCTGCCGAAGTCCCTGACCGGCACGCCCGGCAATGCCGAGGCCGGCAAGAAGGTGTTTTTGACGCGCACGCTCGGCAACTGCCTGGCGTGCCATCAGGTCACCAGCCTGAAATCCGAGGAATTCCATGGCGAGTTTGGCCCGTCGCTCGATGGGGTGGCCGGCCGCTATACCGAGGCGCAATTGCGCCTCATCGTCGCCGACCCCAAGCGCGTTTTCACCAACACGGTCATGCCGGCGTTCTTCAAGAACGATGGCTTGAGCCGGGTGCGCCCCGAATTCGTCGGCAAATCCATTCTGACAGCCTCACAGATCGAGGACGTCGTTGCTTTTCTCAAGACGCTGAACTGA
- the soxY gene encoding thiosulfate oxidation carrier protein SoxY, protein MKAINRRQAFALGGGFVMLTLMPMAADAEVTNDAAKWIEKFTGGKTPAKGKISLDLPEIAENGNTVPLSISIESPMTADSYVKDVMIIADGNPNAGVATLSFTPLSGKAEASIRIRLATTQNVVAIAKMSDGSLFTEQKTVKVTIGGCGG, encoded by the coding sequence ATGAAGGCCATCAATCGACGGCAGGCTTTTGCGCTCGGGGGCGGCTTCGTCATGCTGACCCTGATGCCCATGGCAGCCGACGCCGAAGTGACGAACGACGCGGCCAAGTGGATCGAGAAGTTCACCGGCGGCAAGACGCCTGCCAAGGGCAAGATCTCGCTAGACCTGCCGGAGATCGCGGAGAACGGCAACACGGTGCCGCTCTCGATCAGCATCGAGAGCCCGATGACGGCGGACTCCTACGTCAAGGACGTCATGATCATCGCGGACGGCAACCCGAATGCGGGCGTTGCGACGTTGTCCTTCACGCCGCTGTCGGGCAAGGCGGAAGCTTCGATCCGCATTCGGCTCGCGACCACCCAGAACGTGGTTGCGATCGCGAAGATGAGCGACGGGTCGCTGTTCACGGAGCAGAAGACCGTCAAGGTCACCATCGGCGGCTGCGGCGGCTAA
- a CDS encoding thioredoxin, translating into MNRIIALLAIIVALALPAMGARAAELVMFERPGCVWCARFNAEIAPIYANTEESQAAPLRRVDLNSPLPADLAEIDPGAFTPTFVVVKEGREIGRIRGYPGDAFFFGLLDRILSSTGSESAGS; encoded by the coding sequence ATGAACCGAATCATCGCCCTGCTTGCCATCATCGTCGCGCTCGCGCTGCCCGCGATGGGCGCGCGCGCGGCCGAGCTCGTCATGTTCGAGCGCCCCGGCTGCGTGTGGTGCGCGCGCTTCAACGCCGAGATCGCTCCGATCTACGCCAACACCGAGGAAAGCCAGGCCGCGCCGCTACGCCGGGTCGACCTGAACAGCCCCCTGCCCGCCGACCTCGCCGAAATCGACCCGGGCGCCTTCACGCCGACCTTCGTCGTGGTAAAAGAAGGCCGTGAGATCGGACGCATTCGCGGCTATCCGGGGGACGCCTTCTTCTTCGGCCTCCTGGATCGGATCCTGTCCAGCACAGGATCGGAATCGGCTGGGTCGTGA
- the soxZ gene encoding thiosulfate oxidation carrier complex protein SoxZ — protein MADKPRIKLPKEAAKGEVIQIKTLVSHVMESGQRKDAQGKTIPRKIINKFACEFNGKPVFACALEPAISANPYIQFDARIDEAGTFKFSWTDDDGTVITAEEKIALKA, from the coding sequence ATGGCAGACAAACCGCGCATCAAGCTTCCCAAGGAAGCGGCCAAGGGCGAGGTCATCCAGATCAAGACGCTGGTCTCGCACGTCATGGAATCGGGCCAGCGCAAGGACGCGCAGGGCAAGACCATTCCGCGCAAGATCATCAACAAGTTCGCCTGCGAGTTCAACGGCAAGCCGGTATTCGCTTGCGCGCTGGAGCCCGCAATCTCGGCCAATCCCTACATCCAGTTTGACGCCAGGATCGACGAGGCCGGTACGTTCAAATTCTCCTGGACGGATGACGACGGCACGGTGATCACCGCCGAAGAGAAGATCGCGCTCAAGGCGTGA
- a CDS encoding metalloregulator ArsR/SmtB family transcription factor, producing the protein MPLPKLKEIEGSAELEQMIEKAREASDMLKALSHESRLLLLCILAEGEKSVTELEQFLGERQSTVSQQLARLRLDRLVTTRRDGKAIYYSLANEDVRKILTAVYDVFCEPVRRRRR; encoded by the coding sequence ATGCCGTTGCCAAAGCTGAAGGAGATCGAAGGCTCCGCCGAGCTCGAGCAGATGATCGAGAAGGCCCGCGAGGCGAGCGACATGCTCAAGGCGCTGTCGCACGAATCGCGGTTGCTGCTGCTCTGCATCCTCGCCGAGGGCGAGAAATCGGTGACCGAGCTCGAGCAATTCCTGGGCGAGCGGCAGTCGACCGTCTCGCAGCAGCTCGCGCGGCTGCGGCTCGATCGGCTGGTGACGACCCGCCGCGACGGCAAGGCGATCTACTACAGTCTCGCCAACGAGGACGTCCGCAAGATTCTCACCGCCGTCTACGACGTGTTCTGCGAGCCGGTGCGCCGGCGCCGCCGGTAA
- the soxA gene encoding sulfur oxidation c-type cytochrome SoxA, producing the protein MAPRYAGIAAAIVAAASIATTAFAQDAERKGIAAPPGHVFKTIISGYEFRSKETRALQDDDLENPGFLAVERAADAWKKVEGSEGKSCMSCHGEAETSMKGVGAAMPKWDDKLKKPVNLEQRINICRSEHMKAEPWKFKSQELTDMTTFVRYQSHGMPVTVKTDGPMSPWFERGKQIYYTRYGQLDLACESCHERNNGKFMRADFLSQGQTNGFPTYRLRDQRLVPLHERFEGCMFDVRAEPFKPLSDEFLALELYVAWRGIGLPVETPSVRN; encoded by the coding sequence ATGGCGCCACGATATGCTGGGATAGCCGCTGCGATCGTGGCCGCCGCCTCGATTGCGACGACCGCCTTCGCACAGGATGCCGAGCGCAAAGGCATCGCGGCGCCGCCTGGCCACGTCTTCAAGACCATCATCTCCGGCTACGAGTTTCGCAGCAAGGAGACTCGGGCGCTGCAGGATGACGACCTCGAAAATCCTGGCTTCCTCGCGGTGGAGCGCGCAGCGGATGCCTGGAAGAAGGTCGAGGGCAGCGAGGGCAAGTCCTGCATGAGTTGCCACGGAGAGGCCGAGACCAGCATGAAGGGCGTCGGCGCCGCCATGCCGAAATGGGATGACAAGCTGAAGAAGCCGGTCAATCTCGAGCAGCGTATCAACATCTGCCGCAGCGAGCACATGAAGGCGGAGCCCTGGAAGTTCAAGTCCCAGGAACTGACCGACATGACCACATTCGTGCGGTACCAGTCGCATGGCATGCCGGTCACGGTAAAGACCGACGGCCCGATGTCGCCCTGGTTTGAGCGCGGCAAGCAGATCTACTACACGCGCTATGGCCAGCTCGATCTCGCCTGCGAGTCCTGCCACGAGCGCAACAACGGCAAGTTCATGCGGGCCGACTTCCTGAGTCAGGGCCAGACCAACGGCTTTCCGACCTATCGGCTCCGCGACCAGCGCCTGGTGCCGCTGCATGAACGCTTCGAAGGCTGCATGTTCGACGTGCGCGCCGAGCCGTTCAAGCCGCTGTCGGACGAGTTCCTGGCGCTCGAGCTCTATGTCGCCTGGCGCGGCATAGGACTGCCGGTCGAGACGCCGTCGGTGCGCAACTGA
- a CDS encoding cytochrome c biogenesis CcdA family protein, protein MTLDVTLGAAFVAGLLSFLSPCILPLVPPFLCYMAGVSVTDLSGSRQDLRPRILISALAFVAGFSLVFVALGSTASIAGRFVSAHLSTLGMVAGGLIIAMGLHFLGVVRIPLLYRSATVQVDNRPAGVAGAFVMGLAFAFGWTPCAGPILAAVLLMAGSEDTTGRGALLLFAYSIGTGIPFLIAAAFTGRFMALLGRARRHLGLVEKTMGVFLVATGLMFLTGLMPAVSEWLLERFPGLTSIG, encoded by the coding sequence ATGACCTTGGACGTCACGCTTGGCGCGGCCTTTGTTGCGGGCCTGTTGTCGTTTTTGTCGCCCTGCATCCTGCCCCTGGTGCCGCCCTTCCTTTGCTATATGGCCGGCGTGTCGGTCACGGACCTGTCCGGTAGCAGGCAGGATCTGCGCCCGCGCATCCTGATTTCCGCGTTGGCCTTTGTCGCCGGCTTCTCGCTGGTTTTCGTCGCGCTCGGCTCGACCGCGTCGATCGCGGGACGCTTCGTCTCCGCGCATCTGTCGACCCTTGGCATGGTTGCCGGCGGCCTGATCATCGCCATGGGCCTACATTTTCTGGGCGTAGTCCGGATTCCGCTGCTCTATCGCAGCGCGACCGTGCAGGTCGATAACCGGCCGGCCGGCGTGGCCGGGGCCTTTGTCATGGGCCTGGCCTTCGCGTTCGGCTGGACGCCCTGCGCGGGCCCTATCCTCGCCGCGGTCCTGCTGATGGCAGGCTCGGAGGACACGACCGGACGAGGCGCACTCCTGCTGTTCGCCTATTCGATCGGGACCGGCATTCCGTTCCTGATCGCGGCCGCCTTCACCGGTCGTTTCATGGCTCTGCTTGGCCGCGCGCGCCGGCATCTCGGCCTGGTCGAGAAGACCATGGGCGTGTTTCTGGTCGCGACGGGCCTGATGTTCCTGACCGGGCTGATGCCGGCGGTCTCTGAATGGCTGCTGGAGCGATTCCCCGGGCTGACCAGTATCGGCTAG